The genomic DNA CCGCGCCGACTGCCGCGTCCTGCAGCAGGTCGACCTGAAGTCCGGCAAGGCGGGCTGGAGGACGGAGGTCCCCAAGAGCACCGGCTTCAACGCGCTCTCCGACCCGACGCTCGCCATGGCCGGCAACACCGTCGTGGCCGCCGGCACCGGCAGCTCGTACGGCTTCTCCCTCACCGACGGCAAGCAGGTCTTCGGCAAGCCCTCCGACGGCTGCCAGCCCTACGCCTTCGCCGGCGCCGGCACGCGCCTGGTCGCCGCCGCCAGCTGCCGGGTCTCCGACTACAAGAACCCGCAGCAGGAGGTCTGGGACGTCGACCCGGCCACCGGCAAGCCGAAGTGGAAGTACCAGCTGGCGCGCGGCTGGGAGGTCGACAAGGTCTACTCGGCCAGCCCGCTCGTGGTGAACGCGGTCCACGAGGAGAAGAAGCAGCGCACCATCCTGGTCCTCAGCGACGCGGGCAAGCTGCGCTCCCAGCTCTCCGGCGGCGGCGACAAGTACCGCACCCAGTGCGGCGGCGGCTTCGTCGTCTTCGGCCAGCGCCTCCAGGGCTGCGCGGGCGTGGCGGCCGACGCCGACACGTTCTACATGTCGACGGAGCCCACCGCCCTCACCCGCGGCACCAACGACGTCGTCGCCTTCGACCTGGGCACCGGCAAGCCCAAGTGGCGCGCCAAGGCGGGCCCGGACAAGACGATGCTCCCGCTGCGGATGGAGGGCGGGAAGCTCCTCGTCTACATCGAGGGCTCCTGGGACCGCGGCGGCGCCGTCGCCACCCTGGCCCCGACCGGCGGCAAGCCGACCGTGCTGCTCCAGCACCCGGCGTCCGTCGCCCGGATCGAGCGGGACTTCTGGCAGCCGCGGTACGAGTACGCCGACGGCCGGTTCTTCATCGCCAGCGGCCGGGTCAGCGCCCGGGACGACAAGGCCGAGCTGGAGACCAAGACCATGATCGCGTTCGGCGGATAGCGCCGGTCCCGCGCCGGGACGCGCCGCGGCCGGCGCCGACGGAACCGACGACCCCCTTCCCCCCCGAGGTACGCACACGATGACGCAACCGCCCCCACCGCCCAACCAGCCCCCCGGCCCGCCCGACCAGCCCCCCGGCCCGCCTCCGCAGGGCGGGTTCGGCGCCCCGCAGGACCCGCCGCCCGGCGGCTTCGGCGCGCCCGTCCCGCCGCCGCCCGGGCAGCCGGTGCCCCCGCCGTACGGCCACCCCCAGGCCCCACCCGTCCCGCCGCCGGGACAGCCGGTGCCCCCGCCGTACGGCCACCCGGGCGGGCCGCCCGTCCAGCCGCCCGGCGTCCCCGGCGGGCCGCCCGCGTACGGTTACCCGACCGCGCCCGTGCACCAGGCGGCGCACCCGCAGCCGGGCGCGGGCGGCGGGCGGGGGAGGCTGTCCGCGCAGATGCGGATCGTCGTCGCGGCGGCCGTCGCGGTCGCCCTGATCGTCGGCGGCGGCGTCTGGTACGCGTCCGTCAAGGGCGACGAACCGGCGGCGTCGACCGCGAGCGGCGGCACCGCCGGGGGCGGCGGGCAGGACGGCGCCGCCCCCGAGGCCCCGGACGGCGCCGGCAGCGAGAAGGTGCCCGCCGACACCCAGGCGAAGGTGGCCTTCCAGATCCCCGCGCCGGTGGTCGCCGACACGGTGACCACCGCGGGTTCGTGGCTGACCGACGGGACGTACGCGAAGTCGGGCGTCAACGAGGTCGTCGGCTACGACGCGGTGAAGGGCACGAAGCGGTGGAGCGTGCCGCTGCCCGGCGAGATCTGCGCCGCCACCCGGCACGTGAAGGACAACAAGACCGCCCTGGTCTTCCAGCCCTCCAAGCCGACCCCGCAGGTGAAGTACCCGGCGTGCTCCGAGGTCGGCGTGATCGACCTGGAGGCCGGCCGGATGCTGTGGACGAAGTCCGTGGCGGGCGCCTCCCAGGGCGACCGCAAGGTCGCCTGGGACGAGGTGACCATCGGCGCGAACACCGTCGCCGCCGGCGGCACCCACGGCGGCGCGGCCTGGGACCTCGCCACCGGCAAGGAGCTCTGGCGGCCCCAGGAGGACGCCGAGGGCTGCTACGACATGGGCTACGGCGGCGGCGAGGGCCTCGTCGCGGCCCGCAAGTGCGGCGACAGCGACAACCAGTACGTGACGATCCAGAACCTCGACCCCGTCACGGGCGCGCCGCTCTCCGCGTACCGGATGCCGACGGGCGTCGAGTACGCGTCGGTCGTCTCCACCAGGCCGCTGGTGGTCGCGGCCGACGTCGGCGACACGGCGGGCGACGGCTCCGGCATCTCCGACTTCTTCTCCATCGACGAGAAGACCGGCAAGCTCAAGGCGAAGATCGTCGCGGACGCCGAGCGGTACGCGGGCGAGTGCCGCTCCACCGACGTGGAGAACTGCGAGAAGCTCGTCGTCGGCAACGGCCGCCTGTACGTCCCGACCGAGCAGCACGAAGGCGCCGGCGAGGACTACAACCGCGTCAACGAGATCGTCTCCTTCGACCTGGCCACCGGCAAGCTCACCGGCCAGCGGCTGGACTCGGGCACCAACGCGCAGCTGTTCCCGGTGCGGATGGACGGGGGCGACCTCATCGCGTACCGGACGCCCGGCTACGAGCGGGGCGGGCAGGTCGTCAGCGTCGACGGCGCCTCCTTCAAGGAGACCGTGCTGCTGAGGACCCCGGTGGAGCGGGCGATCGGCAACGCCGAGCGGAGCCTCGCCGAACGCGAGAGGATGATCTACCGCGACGGGCGGCTGTACCTGGCCGACCGCTTCGTGTCGAAGCCGTCGACGGTGGTGAAGGAAACGCGTTACCTGGCGCTGGTGTTCACCACCGGGTGATCCCGTGCGCCCCTCCGCGGCCCGGCCGTCCCCCGGACGCGCCGGGCCGCGGGCTTCCCCGGCGTCACGCCGTGATTCCCCAAGTCCCCCCGGACGGAGGAGAATTCGACATTGTGGGGGCGTCCCGGCGGTAAGGGGAGCACAACGCCCGGTAAGCGTGTAGCTTGCCGGGTCATGGACGGCCGGGCGGCCGCTCCGAGGGGTTGGGGGTTCTCGATGGGCGTGCGCCTGATGGTGGTCGACGACCACCGTCTGCTCGCCGAGGCGCTCGCCTCGGCCCTGAAGCTGCGCGGGCACCGCGTGCTCGCCGCCGCCGCGCCGGCCGCGGGCGCGGCCGAGCTGGTGGTGAGCCGCGCCCCCGAGGTGTGCCTGCTCGGCACGGCGGCCCCGGCGGAGCCGGGCGCCTTCGACCCGGTCGTACGGATCAAACGGGACCGTCCCCAGGTGTCCGTGCTGGTCCTGGGCCCGGTGCCCAGCCCGCGCGGCATCGCGGCGGCCTTCGCGGCCGGCGCCTCCGGGTACGTGCGCCACGACGAGCGCATCGAGGGGGTCGAACGCGCCATCGCGAAGGCCCGCGCGGGCGAGGCCGCCGTCACCCCGCAGCTGCTGCAGGGCGCGTTCACGGAGCTGCTGAACCCCACCACCACCCCCGACGACGAGGGCCGGCGGCTGCTGCGGATGCTGACGCCCCGCGAGGTGGAGGTCCTGGTGCGGGTCACCGAGGGCGAGGACACCAGGGCGGTCGCCGCCGGCATGGGAATCGCCCCGAGCACGGCCCGCACCCACGTGCAGCGGGTCCTGATGAAGCTCGGGGTCGGCTCCCGGCTGGAGGCCGCCGCCCTGGCGGCCCGCACGGGCCTCCTGGACCGCGCCGCCGCCGACCTCCCGCGCGCCGCCCACCGGGAGTAGGCCCCGCCCCGGGGCGCGACGGGCCCGCTCGGGGCGCGACACGTCCGCGCCGCGCCGCGAGCTTTTCACCCTCCGACGCACATCCGGCAAGCTGGAGTTCCCCGCGGGCTTCGAACCGGAGGCGAGCGTGTTCGCCGACGACGTGCCGCCGGAGGCCGCGGCCCGGCGACTGCGAGAGGTAGCGAGCGCATCATGAAGTACCTGGTAACGGGCGGGGCCGGCTACGTCGGGAGCGTCGTCGGGGCGCACCTGCTGGAGGCCGGCCACGAGGTGACGGTCCTCGACGACCTGTCGACCGGCTTCCGCGAGGCCGTCCCGGACGGGGCCGCCTTCGTCGAGGGCCGCGTCCAGGACGCCGCCCGCCTCCTCGACGCCTCCTACGACGGGGTGCTGCACTTCGCGGCGTTCTCGCAGGTCAGCGAGTCCGTCGCCGAGCCGGAGAAGTACTGGGACAACAACGTCGGCGGCACGATGGCGCTGCTCGCCGCGATGCGCGGGGCCGGCGTGCGCCGCCTGGTGTTCTCCTCCACCGCGGCGACGTACGGCGAGCCGGCCTCCGTCCCCCTCACGGAGACCGCCCCCACGGCGCCCACCAGCCCGTACGGCGCCTCGAAGCTCGCCGTCGACCACATGATCGGCGGGGAGGCCGCCGCGCACGGCCTGGCCGCCGCCTCCCTGCGGTACTTCAACGTGGCCGGCGCGTACGGCGCGTACGGCGAGCGCCACGACCCCGAGTCGCACCTGATCCCGCTCGTCCTCCAGGTCGCCCTCGGCCGGCGCGAGGCGATCTCCGTGTACGGGGACGACTACCCGACCCCGGACGGCACCTGCGTCCGCGACTACATCCATGTCGCGGACCTCGCCGAGGCCCACCTCCTCGCCCTGGACGCCGTCGTCCCCGGCGAGCACCTGATCTGCAACCTCGGCAACGGCAGCGGCTTCTCGGTGCGCGAGGTCGTCGAGACCGTCCGCGAGGTCACCGGCCACCCGGTGCCCGAGGTCGGGGCCGGACGGCGCCCCGGTGACCCGGCCGCCCTGGTGGCGTCGGCGGCCGTCGCACGGGAGCGGCTCGGCTGGCGGCCGTCGCGCACGGACCTCGCGGACATCGTCCGCGACGCCTGGGACTTCGCGCGCCGTCGCGCGGCGGAGTAGGGAACGGCGCGGAGCGGAACGGCGCGGGCCCGTCGGGCGACGGAGCGGGAGAGCGCGCCCGGGCCCCCTGCCCGCACCCGGTGCCCGCGACTCCCTGCCCCGGCCCCCAGCCGCGACTCCCTGCCGGAGGCCCCGGCCCGCGGCCCCGCTCGTGACGCCTGCCCGTGGAGCCGGCCCCGGTCCCGGCCCCGGCCGGCGGGGCGTGCGGCCGGGACCGGGCCGGGGGCGCCGGGCCGGAGCGGAGCCGTCGGTCCGCGCCCCGCGGCGGCGAGCAGCACAGGGGGAACGGCCCGGTCGGCCAGTTCTGCAAATCGGCTTCCGGTCCGCGCCCGCGCCCGTACCCTGATGCACAACATCGGTGGGGGCCGGTGCTGATCAGGGGGCGAGACAACCGGGCACGGCGCCCGGAGCGGGGCGGCACCGGGGCACGGCGGCGGCCGCGCGCCCCCCGTGCGCGACCCGGCTCCGGGCGTCGTACCCGCTCCGGCCCGCTTCCTCGACGCATGGGGGTGTCAGTGGTCCGTATCCGGGTTCTGGTGGTGGACGACCACCGCATCTTCGCCGAGTCGCTCGCCGCGGCACTGGCGGCCGAGCCCGACGTGGACGTCGCCGCGGCGGGCAGCGGCCCCGCCGCGATGCGCTGCCTCGACCGCGCGGCCGCCGAGGGCCGCCCGTTCGACGTCCTCCTCGTCGACGCCGACCTCGGCGCGGCCGCCGGGCCGGCCGCGCCGAGCGCCGTCCCGGACGGCGCCGCCGGGGGGCATCTCGCTGGTCGCCGCGGTGCGCGAGGCGCAGCCGTCCGTACGCACCGTGGTCCTCGCGGGGAAGGACGACCCGCGCCGCGCCGCGCTGGCCCTCCAGGCCGGGGCGAACGGCTGGGTCGCCAAGGACTGCTCCCTCCAGCGGCTGCTCGGTGTGATCCGGGGCGTCCTGCGCGACGAGACCCACCTGGCGCCCGCGCTGCTCACGGAGGTGTTACGGGAGGTGACGGCGGCGCGCAGGCACCGCACGGAGAGCGAGCGGCTCGTCGAGTCGCTCACGCCGCGCGAGCGGGAGGTGCTGTGCTGCATGGTCGCCGGGCTGGGCCGCAAGGCCGTCGCCGAGCGCCTCTTCCTCTCCCCGCACACCGTCCGCACCCACATGCAGAACGTGCTCGGGAAGCTGGGCGTGCACTCCGCGCTCGCGGCGGTCGCGCTGGCGCGCCGGGCGGGGATCGGGCCCGCCGGGTCAGCCGGGGACGTTGTCGAACGGGGCGGTCAGCCGGCGTAGCAGCGCCGCGAGCTCGGTGCGCTGGGCGCGGGGCAACCGGGCGAGGATGGCCCGCTCGTGGTCCAGCAGCCCGGCGAGGGCCTGGTCGGCGCGGTCGCGCCCCTCCGCGGTGAGGCGGACGAGGACGCCGCGCCGGTCGGTGGGGTCGGGCAGCCGTTCGACGAGGCCCTTCTTCGCGAGCCGGTCGATGCGGTTGGTCATCGTGCCCGAGGTGACGAGCGTCTGCGTGAGGAGCTGGCCGGGGGAGAGCTGGTACGGGTCGCCGGCACGGCGCAGCGAGGTGAGGACGTCGAACTCCCACGGCTCCAGCTGGTGCTCCGCGAAGGCGAGGCGGCGCGCCCGGTCCAGGTGGCGGGCCAGCCGGGAGACCCGGCTCAGCACCTCGAGCGGCTCCACGTCGAGGTCCGGGCGCTCGCGGCGCCATGCAGCGACCAGACGGTCGACCTCGTCCTCCATGACGATCAGTGTAGGCGCTCTGTCGATGTGAAGTCTCTTGACGTCAAGAAACAAGTGTTCGTGTGATTGGAAGGGTTCCGGCCGGAGCAACGTTTGGCTGAGACATCTCGCACCAGCAAGGGGAACTGACCATGCATTCCGCACCGATTTGGGATCCTCGGCAGTATCTGCGCCACTCCGGGCACCGCACGCGGCCGTTCCTGGACCTGCTCGCCCGGATCCCCGAGCTGCCGGCCGCCGAGGAGGGGCGGCCCGCCCGCATCGCCGACATCGGCTGCGGCCCCGGCAACATCACCGCGCTCCTCGCGGACCGCTGGCCGGACGCGCACATCACCGGCTTCGACCTCTCGCGCGAGATGCTCGACCGGGCGGAGGCGGACCACGCCGGACCCACCCCGGGCGGCGGCCGCGTCGACTTCCGGTACGCCGACGCGGCCGGGTGGACGCCCGGGGAGCCGTACGACCTGATCGTCTCCAACGCCGCGCTGCAGTGGGTTCCCGGCCACGCCGAGTCCTTCGGCGGCTGGCTGGAGGGGCTCGTCCCCGGCGGCACCCTGGCCTTCCAGGTGCCGGCCAACTTCACCTCCCCCAGCCACGCGCTGCTGGCCGAGCTGTGCGAGTCCCCGCTCTGGCGCGACCGGCTCGGCGGGCACGGACGGCGGTACGTCCACGTCCTGGGGACGACGGAGTACCTGGAGCGGCTGGCGGACCTCGGCTGCGCGGCCGACGTGTGGGAGACCGTCTACGCCCAGCTCCTCCAGGGCGAGGACCCGATCCTCGACTGGACCAAGGGGACGGCCCTGCGCCCGGTCCTCACCGTCCTCGGGGACGACGGGGAGGCGGTGTCGGAGTTCCTCTCCCAGTACCGCGACCTGCTGCGCAAGGCCTACCCGCCGGGTCCCCACGGCACGGTCTTCCCCTACCGCCGCATATTCGCCGTCGCCCGCAGGGAGTACTGACACCGGCCGCGCCGGCCGGTTCGCGGGGGGCGCCCACGGCCACGGCCCGGGTACCCCCGGCGCACGGCGCCGGCGCGGCCGTTCCCGGCCACGGGGGCCGCCGCCCGCGGGGAGGGCGCGCTCCGGGCACGGGCGGGCGGCGCGCGCGGCGCGGTCCGGCGGGGCGACGGGTCCGGCGGGAGCGGGCGGACCGGGCGCGGCGACGTCCTCCGGCGACCCGGCGGCGGCGCGGCGCTGTCCGGCGGATCGGGCGGGGGTCAGGACTTGCGGTGGCCTATGAGCCGGGGCTTCTGCTCCATGCCGTCCAGCCCGTGCCACGCCAGGTTGACCAGGTGCGCCGCCACCTCGGCCTTCTTCGGCTTCCTGACGTCCAGCCACCACTGCCCGGTCAGGGCGACCATCCCCACCAGCGCCTGCGCGTACAGGGGGGCCAGCTTGGGGTCGAAGCCCCGGGCCTTGAACTCCAGGCCCAGGATGTCCTCGACCTGGGTGGCGATGTCCGAGATCAGCGAGGCGAACGTACCCGTCGACTGGGCCACCGGCGAATCCCTCACCAGGATCCGGAAGCCGTCCGTGTACGTCTCGATGTAGTCCAGCAGCGCGAACGCGGCCTGCTCCAGGAGCTCGCGCGGGTGCCCCGCCGTGAGCGCGCCGGTCACCATGTCCAGGAGCTGGCGCATCTCCCGGTCGACCACGACCGCGTACAGCCCCTCCTTGCCGCCGAAGTGCTCGTAGACGACCGGCTTCGACACCCCGGCCTTCGCCGCGATCTCCTCGACCGACGTGCCTTCGAAGCCGCGCGCGGCGAACAGGGTCCGGCCGACGTCGAGCAGTTGCTGGCGCCTCTCGGCACCGGTCATGCGGACCCGGCGCCCGCGCCGGGGTTTGTCACCACTGGTACCGCTGCCGTCGTTCGCCACACCGTCCATCATGCCGCGTTCGCGGGGCGGGTCTGCCGACGGGCTTCGATCCGCTCCTCGGTGGGCCAGCGCACGTCGTACGCCCAGCCCAGTTTCTCGAACCAGCGGATCAGCCGCGCGCTGGAGTCGATCTGGCCCCTCATGACGCCGTGCCGGGCGCTCGTCGGGTCCGCGTGGTGCAGGTTGTGCCAGGACTCGCCGCACGACAGGACCGCCAGCCACCACACGTTGCCCGAGCGGTCGCGCGACTTGAACGGGCGCTTGCCCACCGCGTGGCAGATCGAGTTGATCGACCACGTGACGTGGTGCAGCAGCGCCACCCGCACCAGGGAGCCCCAGAAGAACGCCGTGAAGGCGCCCCACCACGACATCGTCACCACTCCGCCCACCAGCGGCGGGATCGCCAGCGACACGATCGTCCACAGGACGAACTGGCGGGAGATCCGGCGCAGTGCCGGGTCCTTGATCAGATCCGGGGCGTACTTCTGCTGCGGCGTCTGCTCCTCGTCGAACATCCATCCGATGTGTGCCCACCACAGGCCCTTCATCAGGGCCGGCAGCGTCTCCCCGAACCGCCACGGCGAGTGGGGGTCGCCCTCTCCGTCCGAGAACCTGTGGTGCTTGCGGTGGTCGGCCACCCAGCGCACCAGCGGCCCCTCCACCGCCAGCGAGCCCATGACCGCCAGCGCGATCCGCAGCGGGCGCTTCGCCTTGAACGACCCGTGGGTGAAGTAGCGGTGGAAGCCGATCGTGATGCCGTGGCAGCCGATGAAGTACATCGCCGTCAGCAACCCGAGGTCGAGCCAGCTCACCCCCCATCCCCAGGCCAGCGGCACGGCCGCCACCAGGGCGAGGAACGGCACGGTGATGAAGAGGAGCAGGGCGATCTGCTCGACGGACCGCTTGCTGTCGCCGCCCAGCGTGGCGGACGGCGGGTCCTGCTCGCGGGCGGTGCGGTCGAGCACTTCAGGGCTTGTGGTCATGGGCGTCCCCTTGAGGGTGAGGGAGAGGGCTGGCGGTGGGAGAGACGGACGGAGGCCCGGGCGGACCTTCCTACGGTTCCGTAACCTACGGAGTCGTAAGTATGGCAGTGCCCGGGCCCCGGGCAAGAGGCCGAGGGCGGCGCCGTCCGGACGGGCGCCTATCCTGGGTGCCGTCGGACAGCGCGGTCCGCAGTGTCCCGCCGGGACCGTCTCGCGAAAGCCGGCTTGCGGGAACCAGCCGGTGCGTCGACGGGGCGATCCCGGGGACACCTCAGCAGTACCCCTCCAGACGTGTTCATCACTGCAAGGAGCCGCACCCGTGAGCAGTGCCGACCAGACCCCCTCCGCCGCCGCCGAACTGCGCGCCGACATCCGCCGACTGGGCGACCTCCTAGGCGAGACGCTCGTACGGCAGGAAGGGCCCGGGCTCCTGGAGCTCGTCGAGAAGGTCCGCCGCCTGACGCGCGAGGACGGCGAGGCCGCCGCCGAGCTGCTGGGCGACACCGACCTGGAGACCGCCGCCCGGCTGGTCCGCGCCTTCTCCGTCTACTTCCACCTCGCCAACGTCACCGAGCAGGTCCACCGGGGCCGCGAGATGCGCGCCCGCCGCGCCACCGAGGGCGGCCTGCTCGCCCGTACGGCCGACATGCTCAAGGACGGCGACCCCGAGCACGTCCGCGAGACCGTCCGCAACCTCAACGTCCGCCCGGTCTTCACCGCGCACCCGACCGAGGCCGCGCGCCGCTCCGTGCTGAACAAGCTCCGCCGGATCGCCGCCCTCCTCGACGAGCCGGTCACCGCCGCCGACCGCCGCCGCCACGACCTGCGCATCGCCGAGAACATCGACCTCGTCTGGCAGACCGACGAGCTCCGCGTCGTCCGTCCCGAGCCCGCCGACGAGGCCCGCAACGCCCTCTACTACCTGGACGAACTGCACGCCGGCGCGGTCGGCGACGTCCTGGAGGACCTCGCCGCCGAGCTGGAACGGGTCGGCTTCGAGCTGCCGGCCGGCACCCGCCCGCTGACCTTCGGCACCTGGATCGGCGGCGACCGCGACGGCAACCCCAACGTGACCCCGGACGTCACCTGGGAGGTGCTGGTCCTCCAGCACGAGCACGGCCTCACCGACGCCATCGAGACGATCGACGAGCTGCGCGGCCTGCTGTCGAACTCCATCCGGTACGCCGGGGCCACCCCGGAGCTGCTCGACTCCCTCCAGCGGGACCTGGACCGCCTGCCGGAGATCAGCCCCCGCTACAGGCGGCTCAACGCCGAGGAGCCGTACCGGCTCAAGGCCACCTGCATCCGGCAGAAGCTCGTCAACACCCGCGAGCGCCTCGCCCGGGACACCCCGCACCAGGAGGGCCGCGACTACCTCGGCACCGCCGAACTGCTCCGGGACCTCACCCTCGTCCAGACCTCGCTGCGCGAGCACCGGGGCGGCCTCTTCGCCGACGGCCACCTGGACCGCACCATCCGCACCCTGTC from Streptomyces sp. MRC013 includes the following:
- a CDS encoding PQQ-binding-like beta-propeller repeat protein, whose protein sequence is MTQPPSQQPPQGGFGSPQDPRGVPRPPARPPAAPPAPPAQPPAAPPPAQAAPGYGFPQAPGQPPAPGYGHPQAPGPYAQPGPYPQPGPYAQPGPYPQPGPYAQPGPYGGHPTQPPHPGGPVPPGGGPSRGRTTAVIAAAVAALLAVGGVTTWALTGNDEDGGTTTARPSDSGSGPSASVDKGDGTGGGREAEDDLNAGRQPGEAKVEWLLKNDVDLPRNGADVYGPWVVGDTIAKAMYRGVEGFSTADGEKKWSIPFTTDVCEVPHAPTANGVIVVGLKDGTGDRADCRVLQQVDLKSGKAGWRTEVPKSTGFNALSDPTLAMAGNTVVAAGTGSSYGFSLTDGKQVFGKPSDGCQPYAFAGAGTRLVAAASCRVSDYKNPQQEVWDVDPATGKPKWKYQLARGWEVDKVYSASPLVVNAVHEEKKQRTILVLSDAGKLRSQLSGGGDKYRTQCGGGFVVFGQRLQGCAGVAADADTFYMSTEPTALTRGTNDVVAFDLGTGKPKWRAKAGPDKTMLPLRMEGGKLLVYIEGSWDRGGAVATLAPTGGKPTVLLQHPASVARIERDFWQPRYEYADGRFFIASGRVSARDDKAELETKTMIAFGG
- a CDS encoding PQQ-binding-like beta-propeller repeat protein; translated protein: MTQPPPPPNQPPGPPDQPPGPPPQGGFGAPQDPPPGGFGAPVPPPPGQPVPPPYGHPQAPPVPPPGQPVPPPYGHPGGPPVQPPGVPGGPPAYGYPTAPVHQAAHPQPGAGGGRGRLSAQMRIVVAAAVAVALIVGGGVWYASVKGDEPAASTASGGTAGGGGQDGAAPEAPDGAGSEKVPADTQAKVAFQIPAPVVADTVTTAGSWLTDGTYAKSGVNEVVGYDAVKGTKRWSVPLPGEICAATRHVKDNKTALVFQPSKPTPQVKYPACSEVGVIDLEAGRMLWTKSVAGASQGDRKVAWDEVTIGANTVAAGGTHGGAAWDLATGKELWRPQEDAEGCYDMGYGGGEGLVAARKCGDSDNQYVTIQNLDPVTGAPLSAYRMPTGVEYASVVSTRPLVVAADVGDTAGDGSGISDFFSIDEKTGKLKAKIVADAERYAGECRSTDVENCEKLVVGNGRLYVPTEQHEGAGEDYNRVNEIVSFDLATGKLTGQRLDSGTNAQLFPVRMDGGDLIAYRTPGYERGGQVVSVDGASFKETVLLRTPVERAIGNAERSLAERERMIYRDGRLYLADRFVSKPSTVVKETRYLALVFTTG
- a CDS encoding LuxR C-terminal-related transcriptional regulator; this translates as MGVRLMVVDDHRLLAEALASALKLRGHRVLAAAAPAAGAAELVVSRAPEVCLLGTAAPAEPGAFDPVVRIKRDRPQVSVLVLGPVPSPRGIAAAFAAGASGYVRHDERIEGVERAIAKARAGEAAVTPQLLQGAFTELLNPTTTPDDEGRRLLRMLTPREVEVLVRVTEGEDTRAVAAGMGIAPSTARTHVQRVLMKLGVGSRLEAAALAARTGLLDRAAADLPRAAHRE
- the galE gene encoding UDP-glucose 4-epimerase GalE — its product is MKYLVTGGAGYVGSVVGAHLLEAGHEVTVLDDLSTGFREAVPDGAAFVEGRVQDAARLLDASYDGVLHFAAFSQVSESVAEPEKYWDNNVGGTMALLAAMRGAGVRRLVFSSTAATYGEPASVPLTETAPTAPTSPYGASKLAVDHMIGGEAAAHGLAAASLRYFNVAGAYGAYGERHDPESHLIPLVLQVALGRREAISVYGDDYPTPDGTCVRDYIHVADLAEAHLLALDAVVPGEHLICNLGNGSGFSVREVVETVREVTGHPVPEVGAGRRPGDPAALVASAAVARERLGWRPSRTDLADIVRDAWDFARRRAAE
- a CDS encoding MarR family transcriptional regulator, whose amino-acid sequence is MEDEVDRLVAAWRRERPDLDVEPLEVLSRVSRLARHLDRARRLAFAEHQLEPWEFDVLTSLRRAGDPYQLSPGQLLTQTLVTSGTMTNRIDRLAKKGLVERLPDPTDRRGVLVRLTAEGRDRADQALAGLLDHERAILARLPRAQRTELAALLRRLTAPFDNVPG
- a CDS encoding trans-aconitate 2-methyltransferase; translation: MHSAPIWDPRQYLRHSGHRTRPFLDLLARIPELPAAEEGRPARIADIGCGPGNITALLADRWPDAHITGFDLSREMLDRAEADHAGPTPGGGRVDFRYADAAGWTPGEPYDLIVSNAALQWVPGHAESFGGWLEGLVPGGTLAFQVPANFTSPSHALLAELCESPLWRDRLGGHGRRYVHVLGTTEYLERLADLGCAADVWETVYAQLLQGEDPILDWTKGTALRPVLTVLGDDGEAVSEFLSQYRDLLRKAYPPGPHGTVFPYRRIFAVARREY
- a CDS encoding TetR/AcrR family transcriptional regulator; its protein translation is MDGVANDGSGTSGDKPRRGRRVRMTGAERRQQLLDVGRTLFAARGFEGTSVEEIAAKAGVSKPVVYEHFGGKEGLYAVVVDREMRQLLDMVTGALTAGHPRELLEQAAFALLDYIETYTDGFRILVRDSPVAQSTGTFASLISDIATQVEDILGLEFKARGFDPKLAPLYAQALVGMVALTGQWWLDVRKPKKAEVAAHLVNLAWHGLDGMEQKPRLIGHRKS
- a CDS encoding fatty acid desaturase, whose translation is MTTSPEVLDRTAREQDPPSATLGGDSKRSVEQIALLLFITVPFLALVAAVPLAWGWGVSWLDLGLLTAMYFIGCHGITIGFHRYFTHGSFKAKRPLRIALAVMGSLAVEGPLVRWVADHRKHHRFSDGEGDPHSPWRFGETLPALMKGLWWAHIGWMFDEEQTPQQKYAPDLIKDPALRRISRQFVLWTIVSLAIPPLVGGVVTMSWWGAFTAFFWGSLVRVALLHHVTWSINSICHAVGKRPFKSRDRSGNVWWLAVLSCGESWHNLHHADPTSARHGVMRGQIDSSARLIRWFEKLGWAYDVRWPTEERIEARRQTRPANAA